A genome region from Zootoca vivipara chromosome 11, rZooViv1.1, whole genome shotgun sequence includes the following:
- the LOC118077000 gene encoding large ribosomal subunit protein eL39-like, with product MSSYKTFKNQRFLAKKQKHNRPTPQWIRMKTGNKIRYNSKRRHWRRTKLGL from the coding sequence ATGTCTTCCTACAAGACATTCAAGAACCAGCGGTTTCTCGCTAAGAAGCAGAAGCACAACCGGCCCACCCCACAATGGATCCGCATGAAAACTGGCAATAAAATCAGGTACAACTCCAAAAGGAGACACTGGAGGAGGACCAAGCTGGGCCTGTAA